CGAAGACCGGGACACCGGCCTCGCGCACGGCGTCGGCGACCCCGGCGACGAGGGGTGCCTCCGGCCCGACCACGACCAGCTCGGCACCGAGCCGCGTGGCCAGTGCCGTCACGGCCGCGCCGTCGAGGGCGTCGACCTGGTGCAGTTCGGCGACCTCGGCGATACCGGCGTTGCCGGGGGCGCAGTGCAGCGCGGTCACGTCGGGGTCGAGGGACAGGGAACGGCACAGGGCGTGTTCGCGGGCGCCGCCGCCGATGACAAGGACCTTCACGGGGTCAGCCTAATGGGAACGGGGCGGGCTGGTTTGTGCGGCCTTCCGAAGGGAGGGGGCGGGAGGGCTTGTGGCTTCCTCCAGCGCCCGTCCGGACCTCCACGGCCGGGTCGGCCGTCCGCCTTCGACCGGCCGCCCGGGCCTCGGGTCGGACCGGGCTGCCCGGGCCTCGGGACTCGGCCACTGGGCCACCCGGCCACTGAGCCCTTGCGCCCCTCGCTATTCGTGCGCGATCTCCTCGACCACGGTCGCTCCCAGCTCCCGTACCAGCAGTTCCTTGCCGGAGAGGGCCGACTCGTCGAGATCCGGGTCGTCGTCCTCGGGAATGTCGTCCTCGGGGGAGACCGGACGCCGCTCGGGGGCCGGGGGCCGGGGTGCGGGAGCGGAGGCCGGGCTGGACGCCGGTGCCGGCGCGGGGGGCGCGGACGACCGCGCGGGCGCCGACGGCTGCTCCATGGGCGCGGGTGCCGACGGACGCTGCGCGGGCGCGCCGCCGCCGCCGCCGTTCCCGAAGCCGCCGCCGGGTCCGCCGTAGCCACCGGAGGGTCCGGCGGGGGGCGGGGGAGCCGAGCCGCCGGAGGGGTCGACGACCGCCTCGATCTTCCACTGCACGTTGAACTGCTCGGCCAGGGCCTGCCGCAGCACGTCCTCGCTGCCGCTGCTCAGGAAGTTGTCGCGCGCGCCGGCGTTGACGAAGCCGATCTGGAGGGACGTGCCGTCGAAGCCCGTCACCTGGGCGTTCTGGCTGAGCAGGATCCAGGTGAACCGGCGGCGGTTCTTGACCGCCTCCAGGATGTTGGGCCAGATCGAGCGCGGGTCGACTCCGGAACCCGGCGGCGGGGAGCCGACGGGCGCGGGCACGGCGGGCGCCGGGGCGGGTGCCGAGGCCGCGGCGGGGGTGGATGCCGGTGAGGGGGCGGGAGGGGAGTCGGCCGGTGTCCGGGGCCGGCCGCCGCCGGTGGGCGTCGCCGTGGGCCACCCGCCGGGGCGGCGACCGCCCCCCGCGGGGGCCGCGGTCGGCCAGGCGCCGGGCGCGGGGGCCTTGCAGGGGCGGCGGCCGGCGCCGCGGCAGGAGCCGGGTGGGGAGCGGCGGCTGCGGGGGCAGGCGTCGGGGCGGTGGGGGGCTGTCCGCCTCCGGCGGGGGCGCCACCTTCGTAGGGGGTCGGCGCGGCGCCGGAACCGGTGTCGGTGTCGGGTCCCGAGGGCGGCTCGCCCTGCCCGGGCGCACCGCCGGGTCCGGGGCCCCGGACCGCGGCCCGGGCGGCTGCGGGCCCGCCGCCGGGCGGGACCGGAGCCGCGACGGCCGAGGCGTTCCCGGCCTGGACGTTCCCCGCCGCGCCATGGGCCTCGGGCCCGGGCACGTACCCCATGGCGGGCGCCCCCGCGCCCGCGGAGAACTGCACACCGCGCTCGATCCGGTCCAGGCGGGCCATCACCGAACGCTCGTCGCCGTACGCGGCGGGCAGCAGCACGCGCGCGCAGATCAGCTCCAGCTGGAGGCGGGGCGAGTGGGCGCCGCGCATCTCGGTGAGCCCCTCGTTCACGATGTCGGCGGCACGGCTCAGCTCGGCGGCGCCGAAGGACCGCGCCTGGGCCTGCATCCGCTCGACGACGTCGGCCGGGGCGTCGATCAGCCCCTTCTCCCCCGCGTCGGGCACGGCGGCGAGGATCACCAGGTCGCGGAGGCGCTCCAGCAGGTCGGTGACGAAGCGCCGCGGATCGTTGCCGCCCTCGATCACCCGGTCCACGACCTCGAAGGCCGCCGAGCCGTCCCCGGAGACGAACGACTCGACGACGGAGTCGAGCAGCGAGCCGTCCGTGTAGCCGAGCAGGGAGGTCGTCATGTCGTACGTCACACCGTCGGCGCCGGCGCCCGCGAGGAGCTGGTCCATGACGGACATGGAGTCACGGACGGATCCCGCGCCCGCCCGCACCACCAGCGGCAGGACGCCGTCCTCGACCGGAATCCCCTCCTTGCCGCACACCTCGCCGAGGTAGTCGCGCAGGGTGCCGGGCGGCACGAGCCGGAAGGGGTAGTGGTGGGTCCGCGACCTGATGGTCCCGATGACCTTCTCGGGCTCGGTGGTGGCGAAGATGAACTT
This region of Streptomyces ambofaciens ATCC 23877 genomic DNA includes:
- a CDS encoding DNA polymerase III subunit gamma and tau gives rise to the protein MSSLALYRRYRPESFAEVIGQGHVTDPLQQALRNNRVNHAYLFSGPRGCGKTTSARILARCLNCEQGPTPTPCGECQSCRDLARNGPGSIDVIEIDAASHGGVDDARDLREKAFFGPASSRYKIYIIDEAHMVSPQGFNALLKVVEEPPEHLKFIFATTEPEKVIGTIRSRTHHYPFRLVPPGTLRDYLGEVCGKEGIPVEDGVLPLVVRAGAGSVRDSMSVMDQLLAGAGADGVTYDMTTSLLGYTDGSLLDSVVESFVSGDGSAAFEVVDRVIEGGNDPRRFVTDLLERLRDLVILAAVPDAGEKGLIDAPADVVERMQAQARSFGAAELSRAADIVNEGLTEMRGAHSPRLQLELICARVLLPAAYGDERSVMARLDRIERGVQFSAGAGAPAMGYVPGPEAHGAAGNVQAGNASAVAAPVPPGGGPAAARAAVRGPGPGGAPGQGEPPSGPDTDTGSGAAPTPYEGGAPAGGGQPPTAPTPAPAAAAPHPAPAAAPAAAPARPPRPAPGRPRPPRGAVAAPAGGPRRRPPAAAGPGHRPTPLPPPHRHPPPPRPRHPPRRPPCPRPSAPRRRVPESTRARSGPTSWRRSRTAAGSPGSCSARTPR
- a CDS encoding DNA polymerase III subunit gamma/tau, with translation MTGFDGTSLQIGFVNAGARDNFLSSGSEDVLRQALAEQFNVQWKIEAVVDPSGGSAPPPPAGPSGGYGGPGGGFGNGGGGGAPAQRPSAPAPMEQPSAPARSSAPPAPAPASSPASAPAPRPPAPERRPVSPEDDIPEDDDPDLDESALSGKELLVRELGATVVEEIAHE